In Ignavibacteria bacterium, a single window of DNA contains:
- a CDS encoding SDR family oxidoreductase yields the protein MKNKKKAALVTGSVRRLGREIAIKLAELNFNIVLSYFNSSEEEVEKTMSEVIEKGAEVLCVKSDLRKVTDIKKLFAEAKEKFERLDVLVNNAAIFERKDFLDVTEEDFDNFIGMNLKNAFFCTQEAAKMMIENDELPCSIINISSLGGIENWKSVIPYSVAKAGLIKLTKLTAKRLAPEILVNSIAPGTIWIEGDENATVIKTEEAMYPMKRFGKAEDIKSMIEYLAVKNKWTTGNVFVVDGGKSL from the coding sequence ATGAAAAATAAGAAAAAGGCAGCTTTAGTTACTGGTTCAGTAAGGAGATTAGGCAGAGAAATTGCCATAAAACTTGCGGAGTTAAATTTTAATATAGTATTAAGTTATTTTAATTCAAGTGAAGAAGAAGTTGAGAAGACGATGAGTGAAGTAATTGAAAAGGGTGCTGAAGTATTGTGTGTTAAGTCTGACCTGAGAAAAGTTACTGATATTAAAAAGTTATTCGCTGAGGCTAAGGAAAAGTTTGAAAGACTTGATGTGTTGGTTAACAATGCAGCAATATTTGAGAGAAAAGATTTTTTGGATGTGACGGAAGAGGATTTTGATAATTTTATCGGTATGAATTTAAAGAATGCTTTTTTTTGTACACAAGAGGCAGCGAAGATGATGATTGAAAATGATGAATTACCATGCAGTATAATAAACATTTCATCTCTTGGCGGAATAGAAAACTGGAAGTCGGTGATACCTTATTCTGTTGCGAAAGCCGGACTTATAAAATTGACAAAACTTACGGCGAAAAGACTTGCTCCGGAAATATTAGTAAATTCAATAGCCCCAGGAACCATATGGATAGAAGGAGATGAGAATGCTACTGTGATAAAAACAGAAGAAGCGATGTATCCGATGAAGAGATTCGGAAAAGCAGAAGATATAAAATCAATGATAGAATATTTAGCAGTTAAAAATAAATGGACAACCGGTAATGTATTTGTGGTTGACGGAGGAAAAAGTTTATAA
- a CDS encoding Omp28-related outer membrane protein, producing MKKLLYIFIAILLISVVFTQKTQAQDSNNVLLELCTGTWCQWCPCGHVIAEQILTQYPNTLVLEYHGPAGSGNDPWTNFNGNSIISALGLSAYPTGVVGRRTGAISRGSWSGQVSYQITFTPDVKIDLIKNYNMGTREVSVTANVTALRNLDTTVNINFVLLEDKLIYSQTGNSSCTGGSNYVHKHVVRNMVNGALGEELSSGTWTAGTVKTKTWNYILPSAWASENCEIGVFAYFVNGTLNSNSYVLNTKKAPVEGTTSIGNETQVAANYSLEQNYPNPFNPVTNIKFSIPKSGQTYMKVYDVLGNEITTYFNQYLDAGSYNIVFDASNLSSGMYYYKLVSDKFSETKRMMLVK from the coding sequence ATGAAAAAACTACTTTACATTTTTATCGCAATTCTTCTTATTTCAGTTGTTTTTACACAAAAGACCCAAGCACAAGATTCAAATAATGTACTACTTGAGCTTTGCACGGGAACATGGTGCCAGTGGTGTCCATGCGGGCATGTTATAGCAGAACAAATTTTAACACAGTATCCGAATACACTTGTGCTTGAGTATCACGGACCAGCAGGATCCGGAAATGATCCATGGACCAATTTTAACGGGAATTCAATCATTTCAGCACTTGGGTTGTCTGCATATCCCACTGGTGTTGTAGGGAGAAGAACAGGTGCAATAAGCCGAGGATCATGGTCGGGACAGGTCAGTTATCAAATCACGTTTACTCCAGATGTAAAAATTGATTTGATAAAGAATTATAATATGGGAACAAGAGAAGTTTCGGTGACCGCAAATGTAACTGCATTAAGAAATCTTGATACGACAGTGAACATAAACTTTGTGTTACTTGAAGACAAATTGATTTATTCTCAAACAGGAAACAGTTCATGCACAGGCGGATCGAATTACGTACACAAGCATGTTGTAAGAAACATGGTTAACGGTGCATTAGGGGAAGAACTAAGTTCGGGGACATGGACTGCAGGAACTGTGAAAACAAAAACGTGGAATTATATTTTACCTTCAGCGTGGGCTTCGGAGAACTGTGAAATTGGAGTATTTGCGTATTTTGTGAACGGTACATTGAATTCGAATAGTTATGTTTTGAATACGAAGAAAGCACCGGTAGAAGGAACTACCAGTATAGGAAACGAAACACAAGTTGCTGCAAACTATTCACTTGAACAGAACTATCCGAATCCTTTTAATCCGGTAACGAATATTAAATTTTCAATTCCAAAGAGCGGACAAACGTACATGAAGGTATATGATGTTCTTGGGAATGAGATAACAACATATTTCAATCAGTATTTGGATGCAGGTTCATATAATATCGTATTTGATGCTTCTAACTTATCATCGGGTATGTATTATTATAAATTAGTTTCAGATAAATTTTCTGAAACGAAGCGTATGATGCTGGTCAAATAA